From the uncultured Desulfovibrio sp. genome, one window contains:
- the tmk gene encoding dTMP kinase translates to MFISFEGIEGAGKSTAINYLAGFLQENGHDPLCTREPGGCALGRSLRSILLDARTRELSSRAELFLFLADRAQHVAEIIRPALEAGQTVLCDRYTDSTLAYQGHGRGLDTEYLQRLNQAATGGLQPELTLLLDLPVRCGLMRAGERNRLEGLVVSEGRFDAESLDFHERVRQGYRVLAEEEPERFAIIDASQPPEDVVLQCRSAIESHLRQRGWGLE, encoded by the coding sequence ATGTTTATCTCTTTTGAAGGTATAGAAGGCGCGGGCAAGTCCACGGCCATCAACTATCTTGCGGGTTTTTTGCAGGAAAACGGCCACGACCCCCTGTGTACGCGTGAGCCGGGGGGCTGTGCACTTGGGCGCAGCCTGCGCTCCATACTGCTTGATGCCCGCACGCGCGAACTCTCCAGCAGGGCGGAGCTTTTTCTGTTTCTTGCCGACAGGGCGCAACACGTGGCGGAGATCATCCGGCCTGCGCTGGAAGCAGGGCAGACCGTACTGTGCGACCGTTACACCGATTCCACGCTGGCCTATCAGGGGCACGGACGCGGGCTTGATACGGAATATCTGCAACGGCTCAATCAGGCGGCCACGGGTGGTCTGCAACCGGAGCTGACCCTGCTGCTGGATCTGCCGGTGCGTTGCGGCCTCATGCGCGCTGGCGAGCGGAACAGACTGGAAGGTCTGGTGGTTTCAGAAGGCCGTTTTGACGCGGAGAGCCTTGATTTTCATGAGCGGGTGCGTCAGGGCTACAGGGTTCTGGCCGAGGAAGAACCCGAGCGCTTTGCCATCATTGACGCCTCGCAGCCGCCGGAAGACGTGGTTTTGCAGTGCCGTTCCGCCATTGAGTCCCACTTGCGGCAGCGCGGTTGGGGATTGGAATAG
- a CDS encoding 3'-5' exoribonuclease YhaM family protein, which produces MEKGCYVKEIGPASEARGIFVVTQAAQGQSRNGPYWRLTLADASGSLEAKIWHPLSAEFSEIAAGTLVWAEGRAGLYRDQVQLTVEQMRFLSDEECAAVDHAALMPASPFPLDEMLDELLDLIKKEFVHAPWRKLVQGFFNNDEMRAAFRVCPAAKGVHHAYVGGLLEHTLSVFKLCRRIADHYPELDRQTFLAGALFHDIGKLREFSGGIANDYTDEGRLLGHLMLGIEMLEPYLAKSGLEEPLQRHLKHLILSHHGELEFGAVRVPHTPEAMALHYADNLDAKMAQCRGLFAQIEGEGEAWTPWQATLGRPVHRAARTPDKAAPATRKKAVKEECLSLLKV; this is translated from the coding sequence ATGGAAAAAGGTTGTTACGTCAAAGAGATTGGCCCCGCCTCGGAGGCGCGCGGCATATTCGTGGTTACGCAGGCGGCGCAGGGACAGTCGCGCAACGGCCCGTACTGGCGGCTTACCCTGGCTGATGCCAGCGGCAGCCTTGAAGCCAAGATATGGCATCCGCTGAGCGCGGAGTTCAGCGAAATCGCGGCGGGGACCCTTGTGTGGGCCGAAGGGCGCGCGGGGCTGTACCGCGATCAGGTGCAGCTCACGGTGGAGCAGATGCGCTTTCTTTCCGATGAGGAATGCGCTGCTGTGGACCATGCGGCCCTTATGCCCGCCAGCCCCTTTCCGCTGGATGAAATGCTGGATGAACTGCTTGACCTCATCAAAAAGGAATTTGTCCACGCGCCCTGGCGCAAGCTGGTGCAGGGATTTTTTAACAATGACGAGATGCGCGCCGCCTTTAGGGTCTGCCCGGCGGCCAAGGGGGTGCACCACGCCTATGTGGGCGGGCTGCTTGAACATACCCTGAGCGTATTCAAGCTCTGTCGGCGCATTGCCGACCATTATCCGGAACTTGACCGGCAGACTTTTCTTGCGGGAGCGCTGTTTCACGATATTGGCAAACTGCGCGAATTTTCTGGCGGTATCGCCAATGACTACACTGATGAGGGCCGCCTGCTGGGGCACCTCATGCTGGGCATTGAAATGCTGGAGCCGTACCTGGCTAAATCCGGTCTGGAAGAGCCGTTGCAGCGGCATCTGAAACACCTGATCTTGAGCCACCATGGCGAGCTGGAGTTCGGTGCGGTGCGCGTGCCGCATACGCCGGAAGCCATGGCCCTGCACTATGCCGACAACCTGGACGCCAAGATGGCCCAGTGCCGTGGCCTGTTTGCCCAGATAGAGGGCGAAGGCGAGGCCTGGACACCCTGGCAGGCTACGCTGGGGCGACCCGTGCACCGGGCCGCGCGTACGCCGGACAAAGCCGCCCCTGCAACCCGCAAAAAAGCGGTGAAAGAAGAATGTTTATCTCTTTTGAAGGTATAG
- the surE gene encoding 5'/3'-nucleotidase SurE — protein MDVLLTNDDGIRARGLRALYAALLEAGHTVHVVAPMTQQSGVGHSLTVFEPVRAMDFEEPNFKGLGIYGTPTDCVKLALGQLLPKKPDMVISGINAGPNVGPDILYSGTVGAATEAAHEDLPSIAVSHDCYKVKNGDLLPQARHLVALAERIDWSQLGRRRVVNVNYPACPLDEVKGLRVCPQTSAVWVNTYSERLDPRGAPYWWLEGEIPAETIEPDSDKDMLNRGYITLTPLRFDFTDQAGLNALAGMKLG, from the coding sequence ATGGACGTTCTTCTGACCAACGATGATGGCATCCGCGCACGCGGCCTGCGCGCGCTTTACGCCGCCCTGCTTGAAGCAGGGCATACCGTGCATGTGGTGGCCCCCATGACCCAGCAATCTGGCGTGGGCCACTCGCTGACCGTATTTGAACCTGTACGCGCCATGGATTTTGAAGAACCCAACTTCAAGGGTCTGGGTATTTACGGCACACCCACGGACTGCGTCAAACTGGCCCTCGGGCAACTCCTGCCCAAAAAGCCCGACATGGTCATTTCGGGCATCAACGCCGGGCCCAACGTTGGCCCGGACATTCTGTATTCCGGCACGGTGGGCGCTGCCACGGAGGCGGCCCACGAAGATCTGCCGAGCATCGCTGTTTCGCACGACTGCTACAAGGTCAAAAACGGCGACCTTCTGCCGCAGGCCCGACATCTGGTGGCGCTGGCCGAGCGCATCGACTGGTCGCAGCTGGGCCGCCGCAGGGTGGTCAACGTCAACTATCCTGCCTGCCCGCTGGACGAGGTCAAAGGCCTGCGCGTCTGCCCGCAAACCAGCGCCGTGTGGGTAAACACCTACTCGGAGCGCCTTGACCCGCGCGGCGCGCCCTACTGGTGGCTTGAGGGCGAAATCCCTGCGGAAACCATTGAACCAGATTCGGACAAAGACATGCTCAACCGGGGATACATTACCCTTACACCCCTGCGCTTTGATTTTACCGATCAGGCTGGCCTGAACGCGCTGGCAGGCATGAAGCTCGGCTAG
- the fba gene encoding class II fructose-1,6-bisphosphate aldolase encodes MPLINPKEMFAAAYAGGYAIGAFNVNNMEIIQGIMSAASEEKSPVILQVSSGARKYAGQIYIMKLVEAALALDPSIPVVVHLDHGPSFEMCRDCIDGGFTSVMIDGSHLSFEENIALTKQVVDYAHPRGVWVEAELGKLAGIEEHVQSAEHVYTDPDEAVEFVNRTGCDSLAVAIGTSHGAYKFKGEAKLDFDRLARIGDKLPNYPLVLHGASSVPQEFVSQCNQYGGQVGGAKGVPEDMLRKAAGMNVCKINVDTDIRLAVTASIRQYLAEHPDQFDPRAYLTPARDAVKNMVAHKIRNVMGSSNKA; translated from the coding sequence ATGCCTCTTATCAATCCCAAAGAAATGTTCGCTGCCGCCTATGCTGGCGGGTATGCCATTGGCGCGTTCAACGTCAACAACATGGAAATCATCCAGGGCATCATGAGCGCGGCCTCCGAGGAAAAATCGCCGGTCATCCTTCAGGTGTCTTCGGGCGCGCGCAAGTATGCCGGGCAGATATACATCATGAAGCTTGTGGAAGCGGCGCTTGCGCTTGACCCTTCTATTCCCGTGGTGGTGCACCTCGACCACGGCCCCAGTTTTGAAATGTGCCGCGACTGCATTGACGGCGGCTTCACTTCGGTCATGATTGATGGTTCGCACCTGTCGTTTGAAGAGAACATAGCCCTGACCAAGCAGGTGGTGGACTATGCCCACCCCCGGGGCGTATGGGTTGAGGCCGAGCTGGGCAAGCTGGCTGGCATTGAGGAACATGTGCAGTCTGCCGAACACGTCTACACCGACCCCGATGAAGCCGTGGAATTTGTAAACCGCACGGGCTGCGATTCGCTGGCCGTTGCCATCGGCACAAGCCACGGCGCGTACAAATTCAAGGGCGAAGCCAAGCTTGATTTTGACCGTCTGGCCCGCATTGGCGACAAGCTGCCGAATTACCCCCTGGTGCTGCACGGCGCGTCCAGCGTACCGCAGGAATTTGTAAGCCAGTGCAACCAGTATGGCGGCCAGGTTGGCGGAGCCAAGGGCGTACCCGAAGACATGCTGCGCAAGGCTGCGGGCATGAACGTGTGCAAAATCAATGTGGATACGGACATCCGCCTGGCCGTCACCGCATCCATCCGTCAGTATCTTGCCGAACACCCCGACCAGTTTGACCCGCGCGCCTATCTCACCCCCGCTCGCGATGCCGTCAAAAACATGGTGGCCCACAAGATCCGCAATGTCATGGGATCTTCAAATAAAGCCTAA